In the genome of Nostoc sp. C052, the window GAAGCAGGGAAGAATCTTGTACAAGTTTCTTAAAATAAGCACCTTTACCCGTTTTCTTTAACCCAAACCTACACCTGTAATATTTGTGTAGTTAAATGTCAGGAGTATCCTCTTTGACCTGTTGTATTACTGATTAGCTATAAAGTCATTTTTAGTTTATTTTTTTTTCACCGATTTTTAGGTTTTTCTTTTAGAGGTGTATTTTTAGGGGGAACCACAAAAAAAAGATACCAGCCTTGTTCTTAATTGCTCGTTGTGTGGCGTGGATCTGGATCGTACTTTCGTATCTTTATGAGCGGGTAAGTGCCTTACCACCCAAATCGGGAAAATTGACTTGCCTGAAGACGAATCGATCACTTACTTGGGTAAGTAACTATACGTTGAAAACACATTGTAATTTCAGACATCAAAAACTAACTTGCCATTCGGTAAAGTCCCAACGGCCGTTTCTGCATTCTTATCAATCAATATTGATATTGGCTAACCACAACAACTGGTGCTTTCAGGTGAAAGCTGCGGCGATTGCACGGAGCGCAACAGCAAAGCAGATCGCAAGTGGCGTGTCGATGGCTTGTTGCAATTGCAGTACAGTTAGTTCCACACTTTTTTTACCGAAATAAATCCTGAGACGGGAGCATCGGCGATAATGATTAACTATCGCGGAGTGTGCATCTAAGGTGAAAATTGACCGTCACGGGAAGGCAAAAGTCCTAACGCCGGAAGAAATCGGGCGTTTGTTTACTTCGGGGTTAACCACAGTCCGGGATAGAACACTTGGTGCAGTGATGCTGTACACTGCCTGTCGTGTCTCCGAATGCGTCACCCTCAAAATTCAGGATGTTTATGACAGCAGAACCAAAGTCAGACCAGAGCTGAATATTCGCAAAGGCAGCACGAAGGGAAAGCTGTCCACTCGTACAATTCCTGTGCTGGATGAACTGCGGCATCACCTGGAATTGTATAAACCCAAAGTTTCTCGTGATAGTTATCTCTTTCCTGGACGCTGGGGCCGTGGTCATTTGCATGAGGATTATGCGGCACTGATTTTTCGGAGAGGGTGCAAACTAGTAGACATTGAAGGCGCAAGTACTCACAGCTGCCGGAGAACTGCACTGACGCTGATGAGCAATGCGCGAATTCCACTGAGAGTAATTCAGCAAATCAGCGGACATCGAAGCTTGGAGCAACTGCAAGAGTATCTTGACGTGGAAGCGTCGCAAGTTCGGGGTGCGATCGCGGCATTGTCAATGCTGACACCGCCATCGGTTAGCAGCAATAAAAATGACTTGGTAGATGAGAATCATACAGAGTTATTCACAGATTTCTAGATCGGAAAATGTACCAAAGACGATCTAGACAGGAGTTATCCCAGATAAGGGATATAAGTATTTTCCCAAAAAGCCATTTACAATTCCATAGGCAACATTTCAAGCCAAAGCCACTGATAAAAATGAGGCACAGATTGCTCTAGGTTACGTAGCTCAGTCGCGGCGTAGGCTTTATCCCTCCATTGGCAACACCTCTTCATTCAGCAAGGCATAAAATTCCGGGACTTCATCCTCGACAAGTCGCAGTTCATCAGGAGCGATCGCTTCAAGTTCCAGCACCGTCTCCCAGCGCAAATCACTCTGCCATCGTTTGAGAATGCCTTTAATTGCATCTACTCCACGAGAAATACCAGAGCGAAGTATTTCTACGCAATGAAGTAGAGTAATCCGGTCAGTGAAGAGAGCAGAGGGGCAGGGGGGCAGGGGGGCAGAGGGGAAAGAACTTGTACAAATTTCTTCTTTGTTCCTCAACTCCTCAACTCCTCTGCTCCTCTGCTCCTCCGCTCCCCTGCTCTCATCTGTAGTATCCTCCCCTTGGCAATGGGAGTTCCCTATAGCATTCGGGGGGGGCGTGGATACGGCCTGCTGATTGGGGTTTACACTATACGCAGCAGGGGTTTGGGTCGCATAATAGGTTCGATTTTCTTTTTGATTACGCTTTTCCACGCGATGAGCAATTACATGCATTGCAAATTCTAATTCCTCTTTAGATAAAGAAAAAAGTTTCACCTGTTGACCGCGCTTGCCCTGCTTGCGGAAAGTCAGCTTTAGCCCCAGCTGCTCTACTAAAGTCGCCAGCAACCAAATAGGTTTACAGTCACTGGGAATAGTAAACCCAAGAATTGCTTTGACGTGAGCAGCACAATGTATAGCGATCTCCGTCATCTTGAGTAAGGTGGGGTCATCGGCAGTAACTTCATCACCCTTCATTAAAGAAGTGAGAATTTGATGCAGCCCCAGGTTAAATCTAGCCAGCCACCGTGCGGAATAATTGCCCCAGTCGATGCACAAAGGTAGATTGTCGCGCTCTGTGCGGTCTTTTTGGGTGACAATTGTTGGTGGGGTAGGATAACTTTGCCCAGTTTTGGGGTCAGTAAACGATTCTTCGGGTGGGGCTAAAATGGCTTCAAGTCCAGCGATCGCTCTAATTAATCGACCACCTTTATCCATTTCTACAAGTGATTCGGTTACTTCGATGCCGTAAGAATCAGAAATGCGGAACTTTTCGCATTCAAAAATTTCATTAGGGTCAAGGTAATCTTTGCTCTGACGGGCACGGTACTCACTCAAAGTAATATTGTTAGCCTTTGCAACAGCCGAATTGTGGGCACTATCCAAAGCTTGTGCTGCTGCTTTAAGACTTTCGAGAGATTGAGGATCTGAATCACTGCCCACATATATAAATGTATTGCCCATTTCGGTGAGAAGCGATCGCAAATCATCACGCAGATTATTGAGAGAATAATGGCGGTTAGCCATAATTTGGCAGTAAGCCTCAAGCGCCCAATCTTTCTCGGCTCCGCGCTTACCCGTTTCTCTGTCAATCCGCAACAGAAAAGCGGTCATTTCATTGGTTTGGAGCAAGCGCTCTTTAATCTTAGTAGCATTAGTATCCTTGTAACCAAAGGGAGGACGCGGGGCCACCCAAATATGAAACGGGACTTTCGGGCGATAACGGTAAAGCTGTTGGGCACATTCGGTAGCAGTTTGGGAAACGCCGTGAAACACACCGAACACTAAATCAAAATGATACTCAGAAATATCGACACCAGTCCCCAGGCTAGGGGAAGTGAACAAGGCATCAAAGTTTTTGACGGCGTTGGTGATATCTTTAATGAAAGCGACGTTTTCATCACTGCCAGAATTGTCAGAATGAACCGACCAGATGCGGTATGAAGTCCTACGGGCTGGGCAAGGGGTAAGGGGTAAGGGGGAAAGGGCAAAGGAGGAATCTGTTAATTCTTCCTTTTCCCGGTTACTGAGCGCAGTCGAAGTATCCCCTTTAACATGCACCCCGCCAAGTTCACTTGGCGAACTACTAGATTCTTCGTACTTGATAGTAAAGGATTTGTCGAGTTTTTTGATGAAACGCTTACTGTCACTTGCAACCATGACTTTCTCTCCAAGCATCAGCGCTGCCGAGATTTGGGCGACTATGGCGCTCTCATTATCCCCCTCGTACCAATAAATTGTGCGTGAACCGTTTCGCCACTCGTTTTTAATAATGTACGGGACTTCACCTTTTGGTCGCATTGCAAGAAAGAAGTTTACCGTTAAATCGTCCATGTGTGCATCAGCGATGACGACCAGTGGCGCATTGTATACTATATATTCCAGTACCTCCAAAATGGCGGCGCGATGTTGTTTGCAAGTATTACTGTGCAGCAGGTGGGTAAGGTATTGGCAGGCTTCATCTATAAATATGCAGCCGTAGGTGAGAGACTGGGTATTCAGCTTATGCAAGCTGTCAATAGTAATACTAAGGGCTTGGGCCTGGGCTAAACCTGTGTAACCCAAGTCGGAATACATCGCCGTCCGCAAACGTTCGGCAAGATTTTTCAACAAGTTAACCCGATGTCCATTGTTGAGAAATCTGGCATCAGGATTTTGGTCACGCCACCAGCGCATAAGTTCAGTTTTCCCTGTACCCATGTCGCTCCAGAGTACGACCAGTCCTGATTTTGGGAAATTGAAGGTAGGGGATTTCTTCGATTTGGATGAATCAACTCCGCCAGAATCCGTAGACTCCTTCTTTCTTTGATGTCCTTTTATAGATGGCGTGAAAAGTTGTTCCTTTTCAAGCTCATAAAGCTCAGGCACTCTCAAGCATTTTTCTTCAAGTTCAGGAATGCACAAAGCCTCAGAGAGATACTTGACATTAACAGTGACATCTGGTTTGTATTTGCTAAGTCCCCATTTCTTAGCCCGATATGAGCGCTGGTAATCTTTTAGTGATTTAGCATCGTCTATAATTGCAGTTAGCAGAGCATTGGCATCTTCACCCCTGGCTACCACGAAATCATCTACACCTTTTTCTGGCCCCGGCAGTAATGCAACTTCACATTCAGAACCAGCCGATTCGATTGCTTTTGCAGTGCGAACAGTGGCTTGAAACACCGACCACCTGGTTTTAGAAGAAGTTTCGTAGTCGAATAAAATAATGAACTTGCGTCCCGCCTGAGCCATCGGTACTAAGTCAGGATGCAATCGTTCATCAAAATCCTGTTTGCCCACGCGCCCGTTCCAAATTCCAGGGAGTGCGATCGCTACAAACCCCAGACTTAGCAAGCAAGCGGCTTTCTTCTCACCCTCGCATAAGATAATCGGAATCTCTGGATGCTGTTTCACCCACTCCCAAAATATTAGTGGATTAAGTTGATCCAGTAAGCGCAATGCTAAAAGTGAATGATAGCGCTTAATTAAATAACGCTTTGCAACTAAGTCCTGGATGGGGTTAGCGACATCAAAGTAGGTAACGCGGTTGGGGGTTTTGGGGGGTGATTCGTACTTAACTGGCTTGCCTTTTTCCCAATCAATGCGAGGGAAGTTCGGCTTAATCCGCCCCCACTCCATTGGTTGCCAGTTTTTAAAGGGGTCAAGTGACTGAATCCACGTCCCACCTAGTAATAGGTGCTGATACATTTTTATGTATCCATCTGTTACCCGACCCGCATTCTTACGTGGGATTTTATCAGATATGAACAGGAAATCATAAACTGATTCTCCCTCTACATGGAAAAAGTTGCGCTTAATCAACGCCGGATGAATGGCGCTACCAGCTAACAACTCATGGTATTCCGCTGCCGTGAGGTTGTTTGGGTATTCAATTGTCGCTGAATTCATCGGTTCTCCCCTCGGAATTCCTTGGAGAGAACTCTTTCAAGCTGCGAAACCCTTGCTCTAGCCTCGATATTCCGAAAATTTACCTTCGTCACAGCACAAAATTGCCATGCGAAAGCTGCACTCGACCCCATGCGCTCTAACACTGCGCTCTTGGGGCGTTCTCTGTTTGTCATGATATTTTCCCCTGATAACTCGGTTTACAAGTTCAGAGGGGGTTGCATCAGTTATCAGTTATCTAATCTTGGACTCTACTCCCAACTGATAACTGGTAACTGTTATTCGCGCTACTACTGCTTTTAACTACAAAATTCGGGATATTTCTTAACCAAACTTAACTTTACCTAAAATTTATGAATTTCGACAGCAAAAACACACCGCAGGGAATGGACTTTCCAAACGGTAGACCCTATAATGGATCTTGCAGCGCGGTAAAAACTCTCGGACAAATTTAGTAGTCGTCTCTGTCGCCAAACTTCAACGGCAACTTATTTTGTTCCTTCGAGATGAACCCCGCTCTGAAAAAAGATGAATTTTACAAACAGACAAAGCGCCTACTCCTTAGTGGCGCTTTGTGCTTTAGATTTTTTGATGTTTTCACTTTCATACTCTCCTTCATTAGCTTGGTCATCCTAGCTCTAAAAGCTTTGATACTTTAGGCATGATATAAGCAGAGCGATGCATTTGACAGTCAAATTCAAAAACTGAAAAGTGATCTGATATTTTGGACATCGCCTACTTGTATCTGTTTGATTTTGAGTATTGCTTTTAGTACTCTGGTAATTGTACTAGTTTTGGCAATCTCCTAAAACTTTTTTTGATTGAGTGCGTACTCAAACTAGAATATAGCAGTATCGTAATATAATAACAACTCCAATTGCTATGATTTGTGAAAGAAAATTATACAGCAGTTTGCAAGTTAAGTTAGGTAGAAAATACAGGACTTATGAAACACCCTCTCCCATACCCCAGTCTTTGACCATCAAGTAAAGCGAGTGTGAAATACTCGAAAATGCCCAAACTGCTCCAGTAGGTTTGGTTTTTCCAGGGTATCACTGCTCAACAGCGATACAGTACTGCTTCCCAGAAACAACCGATAAGCGACAACCAATTATCTCTAGCTGTGACTTCCACAACCCTTTGTGTATCGGGGAGTAAGTCTTTGATTCTCTCCCACTGGTGATCTCGCCGCACATAACCAGCAACTTAGGTTATTTGTTTATCCCAAGTATTACTGACTCCAGTTTACCTAATTGATGATACACCCTAGCTCTGTCTTCCCGCATTCTGTCTCAAAACCCGTAGCTTTGTACTTCATGCAAAAGAAAACTGTTGTATAAATAGAGAATAGTAGACTACGCAAGTTTTTAAAAGATTATCTGCTAGAAAGTATATACTTTTTGTTTAATGAAATAAAAAACAGTACTAAAAGGAGCTTAATAAAAGGTGAATGCTAAAGAAGCTATCCAAGCCATAGATGACTTAGTGTTTGCAAAACAAGGCAGGTGGCTAGAGGAGCCAGAAAAAATTGTGCTTAGATCAGCTTGGCTTGATCTGGATTACAAGGACATAGTAGAGAGTACTCCCTATGACATTAATCTTTTGCAGAGGCGTGTAGCACCTAAACTGTGGGTACTATTAACAGGGATATTAGGGAATGGGGAAAAAGTCACTAAGAAACGACTGAGGGGCATTGTAGAAAAACAGATCGCATTAGCTGACAAGGAACCAGCAAAATGGAATGAAGCTGCTGCTGGTCTACCCATACTCGCAGGAAGTCTGCCTGACATATCTAATTTTTACGGTCGAACTCCTGAACTAGCAATGCTAAAAGAATTGATAGCTCAAGAGCGTTGTGTAGCAATTATAGGAGCGGCAGGAATAGGGAAAAGTGCTTTAGTTGCTAAGTTGGTTCAAGTTTTGCGTATGGGGTCGTATGAGTTTAATGGTTTTATTTGGAAGTCAATTTCGTATAGTCCATTACTTACAGATTTAGTTGCTGACTTGCTTAGAATTTTGGCTTCTTCAGAAAACGAGGAGTTAGATTTACCAGAATCTATCCAAGCTAGAATATCTAAATTGTTTGAATACCTGCGTTCACGTCGTTATTTGGTGATTTTAGACTCAGCAGAGTCTTTATTACAGGGAGATAGAAATAGCAGTTCAAATGCTTACGGTAAGGAGTATGCAGAGTATGGAACGTTATTTAATAGAATGATAGAGGAACAGCATCAAAGTTGTTTACTAATAACCAGCCGTGAACCATTTATTGATTTTAATCGTCTACAAAAAAAGGGACAACCAGTTAGGACGGTAAAACTTGAAGGTTTGGGAAAGGAAGCTTTGGAAATTTTTAGTTTCTACGGTTTAACTAATGAGGATAAATGGGGAGATTTAATTCAAACCTATCGTGGTAATCCTTTATCTTTAAAGATGTTAGCGGACAAGATTCACAAATTTTTTGGTGGAAGTGTAGAGAAGTTTTTAAATTTTAAAACTGTATTGATGACAGATATATTTCAAGAT includes:
- a CDS encoding NB-ARC domain-containing protein, with product MNAKEAIQAIDDLVFAKQGRWLEEPEKIVLRSAWLDLDYKDIVESTPYDINLLQRRVAPKLWVLLTGILGNGEKVTKKRLRGIVEKQIALADKEPAKWNEAAAGLPILAGSLPDISNFYGRTPELAMLKELIAQERCVAIIGAAGIGKSALVAKLVQVLRMGSYEFNGFIWKSISYSPLLTDLVADLLRILASSENEELDLPESIQARISKLFEYLRSRRYLVILDSAESLLQGDRNSSSNAYGKEYAEYGTLFNRMIEEQHQSCLLITSREPFIDFNRLQKKGQPVRTVKLEGLGKEALEIFSFYGLTNEDKWGDLIQTYRGNPLSLKMLADKIHKFFGGSVEKFLNFKTVLMTDIFQDSLDELFEEKGRLTILEKQIMFHLTEELNKESGNSIGLSVLLKKFKGRQQNEVTTSEVLEAIEALYARSLIEQETNDSKEVLLSLEPQVIKYLCTYALKLVQNTVYDFKSAA
- a CDS encoding DUF3854 domain-containing protein; translation: MNSATIEYPNNLTAAEYHELLAGSAIHPALIKRNFFHVEGESVYDFLFISDKIPRKNAGRVTDGYIKMYQHLLLGGTWIQSLDPFKNWQPMEWGRIKPNFPRIDWEKGKPVKYESPPKTPNRVTYFDVANPIQDLVAKRYLIKRYHSLLALRLLDQLNPLIFWEWVKQHPEIPIILCEGEKKAACLLSLGFVAIALPGIWNGRVGKQDFDERLHPDLVPMAQAGRKFIILFDYETSSKTRWSVFQATVRTAKAIESAGSECEVALLPGPEKGVDDFVVARGEDANALLTAIIDDAKSLKDYQRSYRAKKWGLSKYKPDVTVNVKYLSEALCIPELEEKCLRVPELYELEKEQLFTPSIKGHQRKKESTDSGGVDSSKSKKSPTFNFPKSGLVVLWSDMGTGKTELMRWWRDQNPDARFLNNGHRVNLLKNLAERLRTAMYSDLGYTGLAQAQALSITIDSLHKLNTQSLTYGCIFIDEACQYLTHLLHSNTCKQHRAAILEVLEYIVYNAPLVVIADAHMDDLTVNFFLAMRPKGEVPYIIKNEWRNGSRTIYWYEGDNESAIVAQISAALMLGEKVMVASDSKRFIKKLDKSFTIKYEESSSSPSELGGVHVKGDTSTALSNREKEELTDSSFALSPLPLTPCPARRTSYRIWSVHSDNSGSDENVAFIKDITNAVKNFDALFTSPSLGTGVDISEYHFDLVFGVFHGVSQTATECAQQLYRYRPKVPFHIWVAPRPPFGYKDTNATKIKERLLQTNEMTAFLLRIDRETGKRGAEKDWALEAYCQIMANRHYSLNNLRDDLRSLLTEMGNTFIYVGSDSDPQSLESLKAAAQALDSAHNSAVAKANNITLSEYRARQSKDYLDPNEIFECEKFRISDSYGIEVTESLVEMDKGGRLIRAIAGLEAILAPPEESFTDPKTGQSYPTPPTIVTQKDRTERDNLPLCIDWGNYSARWLARFNLGLHQILTSLMKGDEVTADDPTLLKMTEIAIHCAAHVKAILGFTIPSDCKPIWLLATLVEQLGLKLTFRKQGKRGQQVKLFSLSKEELEFAMHVIAHRVEKRNQKENRTYYATQTPAAYSVNPNQQAVSTPPPNAIGNSHCQGEDTTDESRGAEEQRSRGVEELRNKEEICTSSFPSAPLPPCPSALFTDRITLLHCVEILRSGISRGVDAIKGILKRWQSDLRWETVLELEAIAPDELRLVEDEVPEFYALLNEEVLPMEG
- a CDS encoding tyrosine-type recombinase/integrase, coding for MKIDRHGKAKVLTPEEIGRLFTSGLTTVRDRTLGAVMLYTACRVSECVTLKIQDVYDSRTKVRPELNIRKGSTKGKLSTRTIPVLDELRHHLELYKPKVSRDSYLFPGRWGRGHLHEDYAALIFRRGCKLVDIEGASTHSCRRTALTLMSNARIPLRVIQQISGHRSLEQLQEYLDVEASQVRGAIAALSMLTPPSVSSNKNDLVDENHTELFTDF